CAGTGCTGATCGTGGGAGCCATCGTCCTGCTCGTTTGCGGACGAGAAACGAAGGTGCTTGCTAATTCTGGCCCTCGTACAGGCGAAGTATAGCGCGAGCCTGCTCTGCGACCTCACGTTTCAGCTCTTGTGGCTCCAACACTTGAATGTGCGGGCCGAAGCTGAGCACCAGCGAACATGCTGATGCAAGTGTGTGAAATTCAACCTTTGCTTCCATCCAGTCGTCTGTTGCGGCTTGGGTGGAAGCTATTTTTATATAACGCTCCTGTTTTACAGCAGGCAACGTCTCTTTTTTGACTAGCAACCGGGCAGGATAACGTGGGAGGCTGGACTTGAAGTCCATTGTGGATTGTTCCCAATAAGAAGCGAGGTCGAAATCGCTTGGACGGATGAAGCCATCATCTAACAGCTGTGCATCCAACAGTCGTGAAATCCGGTACGTCCGCATGTCCTCGTCCACTTGGGCGACCAAATACCAAATGCTTCGCTTGGCGACGAGCCCGAGCGGACAGACAATGCGCTCTACGGCTACATCCTCGCGCATGTAACGAATGAACAGCTTGCAGGAAAGCCATACGGCATCTTGAACCATGGACAAGAACGGAAACGTCTCCGTCGATTCATGCCAGCCAGCCCCATCGATATGAAGGAGCTGGCGTACGTGGATGGCGTCCTGCTGAACGGTTTTTGGCAGCGCGGACAACAGCTTGAGAAAAGCAGCTTCATAGTTTTCATGCAGCCCGAGATCATTCAACAAGGCAGCAGGGGAGGCTACGAGAAGTGATTGCAGCTCATCTATTTTCATTCCGGTCAAATTACTGCGATACCCTTCTGCCAGAGCCCAGCCCCCATCTGCACCGCGCAGCGCATAGACGGGAACGCCCGACGCACTCAAAGCTTCCATATCACGATGAACGGTTCGCTCGGACACCTCCAGCCTTTCTGCTAATTGCTTGGAAGTCATGCGACCGTGGTTTTGTAAGAGCAACAAGATCGTAAGAAGTCGATCTGCCCGCATAAGAAGCCCTCCTAGAAGTAAAAACAACATTACTTTGATTGTATCTTAACGAATATGACAGCGGTTGTCATATTTACTTCGTTATTCTTGATGTATGAATCGATAAGGAGGCATTACGAATGAAACCATTACAAGGCAAAGTAGCGGTGGTAGCAGGCGGCACAAGAGGAGCAGGTCGGGGGATCGCGGTCAGTCTGGGAGAAGCAGGGGCGACGGTATATGTGACGGGACGCACGGTGCGTGGTCAGCACTCTGATATGGCGCGACAGGAGACGATCGAAGAGACAGCAGAGCTCGTGACGGCAAGCGGCGGAATCGGGATCGCTGTGCGAGTCGATCATACGCAGGAAGAAGAGGTAAAAGCGTTCTTTGAGCGAGTAAAAGCGGAGCAAAATGGACAGCTCGATCTTTTGGTCAATGACATCTGGGGTGGAGATCCGTTGACTCACTGGGGGACGCCGTTCTGGGAGCAGCCATTGGCAGACGGCCTCTTGATGCAAGAGCGAGCCATTCGTACGCATATGATCACCAGTCATTATGCGGTTCCACTCATGGTGGCACAGAAAAAAGGGCTGATCATCGAGATTACGGACGGAATCGACTATCGGTACCGCGGCAATCTGTACTACAGCTTGGCAAAAATCTCGACGATTCATCTAGCTGCGTCGATGGCAGAGGACCTGCGCCCCCACGGGGTTACCGCGTTGGCATTAACACCGGGCTTCCTACGCTCAGAAGCGATGCTTGATCTTTTTGGCGTGACTGAAGAGACGTGGAGAGAGGCAGTGCAACAAGATAAGCACTTCATCATGTCGGAAACACCTACGTATATCGGTCGAGCAGTGGTTGCGCTGGCTTCGGACCCGGCTGTCGCAGAAAAAACAGGGAAGACGGTCAGTACATGGGGCTTGTCGGACGAGTATCCTTTTAGGGATAGAGACGGTAGCCGCCCGCATTGGGGAAATTACGCAGAGGAACAAGGGTTTTACCGCTAGTTTCAGGGAACATACAAAACGGCTCCTCAGATTCATTCGAGGAGCCGTTTCTTAGATTGCATCCAGTACATCATCTTCCGTAATAGATGGAATCTCGTCTGACACAAACACGTTTTTATACTCGGTGTCGCTGTCCCCACCGGTCGCTTTAAATAACTGATTGGGGGTATTTGGAAACCATCTCACTTGACCAACTTCTTCATCATAACCACCGTTGAGAAACAGAAGATACTCTCCTTCAGGAATTTCAGTCTGCTTATGATCCGCAATCGGAGCGATCTCTTTATCTTTATCAGGTTGATAACCTACGATGCGATACAGCTTGATCGTATCTCCTGCCTCAATCTGGTGATCGGTGAGGTTTTGAAACACGTTGTCCACGGCTACTTCATACACATAGAATACGAGGGATTCGGTTTTTTCTTCTTTGTATGCTTTTGGAACGGTACCTTTCAAAATAACCATGGCGTCTTGGGTGATTTCTTCTGTGGATGAAAAAGTTTTCGATAGCGCAAAACCACTCGAGGAGTGTGTGGATTCCTTCGTCGTGCAAGCAGAGCCGACTGCTAAAAGGAAAGCTGAAAGAGTGATGACACCAAACCATTTTTTCACGGGACACTCTCCTCACGTTCAGGCAGCTATGCCAACGGCTGCGTATCCTTCTTTTTCACAAGCCAGCTTTTCACATTGCCATTCAAAATCAGATGGGTGATGACCCCCGCAATCAAGCCCCAGAAAGCAGCACCGATTCCGCCAATGGAGATGCCGGAAATCGTGACGAGAAACGTAACCAAGGCGCATTCCCGTTCCTTCGCTTCGCTCATCGCCTGTGCGAGGCTGGAACTGAGCGAGGCAAACAGAGCCAAGCCAGCAATGACGGCGATCAATTCTTTGGGCAAGGCAGCGAACACCGAAGCCATTGTAGCGCCAAACATCCCGAAGAGTAAGTAAAAGCCGCCGCAGGCAATTCCGGCAATGTAGCGCTTGGTATGATCCGGATGAGCTTCTTTTCCCGTGCAAATCGCAGCTGTAATCGCCGCGAGATTGATGCCTGGTGAACCAAAAGGAGCGAGCAATAGTGAAGCGATGCCAGTAGTTGTTACGAGCGGTCCAGCAGGTGTATCGTACCCGTCTGCTTTTAAGACGCTAATTCCTGGGGCGTTCTGAGAGGCAAGCGCGACGATGCACAATGGAATCCCCAAGCCGATGATCGCATCGAGAGAAAACGTCGGCATCGTAAAGATGGGCTGGACGAGGGACATCTGGACATTGTCCATTTGCAAACGTCCCAAAAGAAAGGCGACACCCAAGCCGACGAAAAGCGTAAGAACGACAGCATACCGTGGAGACCAGCGCTTGGCGAACAGGTAGCAAAAGATCATCGGCAGAGCCAATGCAGGCAGGTGCTGCATGGAAACAAAGACTTCTACGCCAAATGACAGGAGAATCCCCGCGAGCATGGCGGTCGTAATCGACTGCGGGACGTATTTCATCAAGACGGAAAACAAACCGGAAACACCGACGAGCGTAATGACCACGGCCGAAAAAATATAAGCGCCAATCGCGTCGGGAAAGGAGTATACCGTCAAGCTGGTGACTAACAGAACGGCCCCCGGCGTCGACCATGCTGTGATGATCGGGGTGCGAAACCAAATACTGAGCACAATGCACGTCAAGCCGCTCCCAATCGAGATAGCCCAAATCCAAGAGGCGAGGACTGCATCGCTGAGTCCGGCACCCTTGGCAGCTTGAAAGACGATCAGCAATGGTCCTGCATAGGAGACCATCGTGGCGATGAGTCCAACAATAACGGCAGATAGAGAGAAGTCAGCAGGGATTTTTTTCAGGGTCGAGAAAGGTTTTTCGGGTACCACGACGTGAATGCCTCCTAGATGCGCCAATGCAGACGTTATGCTTTTTCGTTCAAAATGTAGCGAATCGTCCGTTTGGTGATGTTTAATTTTTTGCTTAAAAGCTGTCTGTTTCCATTCGTTTCGGTCAAGCCCTTTTCGATAATCGTTCGCCCGATCTCGCCTTCGAGCTGTTTAACCCGCTTGATCAAATAATCGAAGTCTATCCCATCTATAGAGGTGACAAGGCGGAGTATCGTATCGACAAAGCGCTCGCATTCGTGATCGATGACTTGTTCTATCCGTTTGGGAACAGTGGGTGGAAGCACCTGTACCATGCGGTTCCGCAAATTCGCTGGCAAATGCTCGGCACGCAGTCGTTCGCATTCGTGCAACGCGATGGTTTGATTCAGAACGTTGATCAGTTGGCGGACATTGCCCGGCCAATCATAGCGCTGCAAGAGCTCGATGGCATCCTGGTCGATTTCGCGGGGATCCCCACTGCGCTTTTGCAAGTAGTAGTGCGCGATTGTGGGGATATCCTGAATTCGTTCGC
This genomic stretch from Brevibacillus sp. DP1.3A harbors:
- a CDS encoding YafY family protein; its protein translation is MRADRLLTILLLLQNHGRMTSKQLAERLEVSERTVHRDMEALSASGVPVYALRGADGGWALAEGYRSNLTGMKIDELQSLLVASPAALLNDLGLHENYEAAFLKLLSALPKTVQQDAIHVRQLLHIDGAGWHESTETFPFLSMVQDAVWLSCKLFIRYMREDVAVERIVCPLGLVAKRSIWYLVAQVDEDMRTYRISRLLDAQLLDDGFIRPSDFDLASYWEQSTMDFKSSLPRYPARLLVKKETLPAVKQERYIKIASTQAATDDWMEAKVEFHTLASACSLVLSFGPHIQVLEPQELKREVAEQARAILRLYEGQN
- a CDS encoding SDR family oxidoreductase, encoding MKPLQGKVAVVAGGTRGAGRGIAVSLGEAGATVYVTGRTVRGQHSDMARQETIEETAELVTASGGIGIAVRVDHTQEEEVKAFFERVKAEQNGQLDLLVNDIWGGDPLTHWGTPFWEQPLADGLLMQERAIRTHMITSHYAVPLMVAQKKGLIIEITDGIDYRYRGNLYYSLAKISTIHLAASMAEDLRPHGVTALALTPGFLRSEAMLDLFGVTEETWREAVQQDKHFIMSETPTYIGRAVVALASDPAVAEKTGKTVSTWGLSDEYPFRDRDGSRPHWGNYAEEQGFYR
- a CDS encoding benzoate/H(+) symporter BenE family transporter; protein product: MVPEKPFSTLKKIPADFSLSAVIVGLIATMVSYAGPLLIVFQAAKGAGLSDAVLASWIWAISIGSGLTCIVLSIWFRTPIITAWSTPGAVLLVTSLTVYSFPDAIGAYIFSAVVITLVGVSGLFSVLMKYVPQSITTAMLAGILLSFGVEVFVSMQHLPALALPMIFCYLFAKRWSPRYAVVLTLFVGLGVAFLLGRLQMDNVQMSLVQPIFTMPTFSLDAIIGLGIPLCIVALASQNAPGISVLKADGYDTPAGPLVTTTGIASLLLAPFGSPGINLAAITAAICTGKEAHPDHTKRYIAGIACGGFYLLFGMFGATMASVFAALPKELIAVIAGLALFASLSSSLAQAMSEAKERECALVTFLVTISGISIGGIGAAFWGLIAGVITHLILNGNVKSWLVKKKDTQPLA